The genomic stretch AGTACGGGAACCAGCGCGACACCCAACGACTCAGGATCATGCTTGGGGCGACCGTCCGCAACGGCAACGGGTGCCAGCACCAGCCGGGCGCCCAGCCCCTCGGCGGCCCGCCGCACCGGTTCGGGCTCCCCCACCCACTTGCCGTCGGCCAGCACGACGTCGACCCGCAGTCCGGGCAGATAGCGGTGCAGCGCGGCCAGGTGGTCGGCGACCGAGAGGCCGGACGTCTCGTTGTCGGTGGCCAGATTGAGCGTGACCAGCCGGCGCGCCGGGCTCTTCATGATCGCCTCGGCCAGCCGGGGCACCATCAGGTGGGGCAGCACGCTGGTGAACCAGCTCCCCGGGCCGAAGATCAGCCAGTCCGCCTCGTCGATGGCCGTGATCGCCTGCTGGCAGACCGGCGGGTCGGCCGGGTCGATCCGCACCGCCTCGACGTGCCCGTGAGCGACCGCGACGGCGTGCTGACCACGCACCGTGACGACCTCGTACGGGCGTTCCGGGTCGGCGCCGCGCATGTCGGCCTCGATGCCGATCGCGTGGCGGGCCATCGGCAGCACCCGCCCCCGCGCGCCCACCATCGCGGCCGCGTGGTCGAGCGCCTGCACCGGGTCGCCCAGCATCTCCATCAGCCCGAGCAGCAGCAGATTGCCGACCGCGTGCCCGACCAGCGGATCGGGCCCCTGCCCGCCGACGCCCGGCGCCGGGATCTCGGCGAAACGGTACTGCAGCAGCTGAGCCGTACGCTGGGTGATCTCCCGGCCGTCGGCCAGCGCGGCCAGGGCCTGGCGCAGGTCACCCGGGGGCAGCAGCGCGTCACGCTCGGCGAGCAGCCGGCCGCTGGAGCCGCCGTCGTCGCCCACCGTCACGACGGCCGTGATCTCCAGATCCAGGCCGTCGGCGGCGCGGCTGCGCAGGGCACGCAACGAGGCGCTCAGCCCGTGCCCGCCGCCGAACGCCACCACCCGTACGGGCATCGTCACTCCCGCCCGAGGTCGCGGTGCGAGGAGTGGGCTGCCAGACGCATGTCCCGCAGCTGGGCCGTGAGCTCCTCGGAGATCGCGACGCTGCGGTGCTTGCCGCCGGTGCAGCCGACCGCGACGGTGAGATAGCGCTTGCCCTCACGTTCGAAACCGGGGGCGGTGGCCGCGATCAGGCTCGCGTACGTCTTCACGAAGTCGCTCGCGCCCTCCTGGTCGAGCACGTACGTGCTGACCGCTTCCTCGAGGCCGGTGTGATCGCGCAGGTCGGGCACCCAGAACGGGTTGGGCAGGAACCGGGCGTCCATCACGTAGTCGGCGTCGGGCGGCAGGCCGTACTTGAAACCGAACGAGAGCACGGTGATGCGCAGCCGGCGCACGTCCTCGCCGCCGAACAGCTCCTCGACCCGCCGGCGCAGCTGGTTCACGTTCAGGTGGCTGGTGTCAATGATCACATCGGCCTGCTCGCGCGCCTCGGCCAGCAGCTTGCGCTCGGCCGCGATCCCGTCGGCGAGCCGGCCGTCGCCCTGCAGCGGGTGCGAGCGGCGCACCGACTCGAACCGGCGGATCAGCACGTCGTCCTCGGCGTCGACGAAGACGACCCGGGGCGAGAACCCGCGCTCACGCAGCGCGTGGATGGCCCCGGCCAAGTCGGTGGAGAAGGCCCGGCTGCGCACGTCGAGGACCATGGCCGTACGCCGGGCGGCGCCGCCGGCCTGGAACGCGAGCTGGGCCATGTCGAGCATCAACGCCTGCGGCAGGTTGTCGACCACGTAGAAGCCCACGTTCTCCAGCGCGCGGGCGACCGTGCTGCGCCCACCGCCGGAAACCCCGGTCACGACCACCAGGTCGGTGGTCACCTCGTCACGATCGGTCGCGTCGGACACGAACTCCGGCATCGACTCCGTCAACGCACACGCCTCCCAGCGTCGCTTCGCCCGCGCCCCCTGGCGGACACAACATCCTAGGCCGAACCCCTCGGCCCGATCCCTCCGGACGAGTGTCGTCCATCCGATCGGTGTCCCCGGGCCCGTTCGATACAACAACCGGCCCTCACCACAAGTTCCACCCCGCCCTGCGAGATCCCCCACGCCCCAGCCCCGCGGGCGCCACTTCGTCAGGGCCAACCATGCCGCCCGAGGCGCTCCGACCCTACCCGCCCCCGCCGGATCGCAAAGGTTGTCCACAATGCGCCTCTGTCCACAGGGCACCCTGCAAGATCCCCCCAAACGCGAGACAATTGCCTCGGGGGGCGCCCCTGGGACGGGTGGCGCTGTTCGCGATCTTGGCCGGGACGGGGCTGCTGCTGCTCATGGCTGCTCCCGGTGGCCGGGCGCGGGCCTACGACTTCGGCCGGGATGACGCCGCTACTCGTGGCTTCCCGCGGCCGGGCGCGGGACTTTCGAGCGGTTGGCACCGGCCTTTGTGCGCCCGGCCCCACCGGCGGGAAAAGACACCGCGTCCGCCGGCTCCTCCCCGCTCGCTGAACCCGCTTCGGCGGCCTTGAGGTCGGCCGGTTGGGCACCTTCCGGATTGAGCGCCGCCAGCAGCGCCTCCGCCGTGCGGCGGCCGATGCCCGGGACCTCGGTGATCTCTTCGGGGGTGGCGGCGGAGAGCCGCTTGAGCGAGCCGAAATGCCGCAGCAGGGCCTTGCGTCGCGTCTCGCCCAGGCCGGGCACGGTGTCCAGCGCCGACGTCGTCATCCGCTTGGAGCGGCGCTGGCGGTGGAAGGTGATCGCGAACCGGTGCGCCTCGTCGCGGACGCGCTGCAGCAGGTAGAGCGCCTCGGACGTGCGCGGCAGGATGACCGGGAAGTCGTCGCCGGGCAGCCACACCTCTTCGAGCCGCTTGGCCAGCCCGCACAGCGCCACGTCGGTGATGCCCAGGTCGGACAGCACGGCTGCGACCGCGTTGACCTGCGGCTGACCACCGTCGACGACCACCAGCTGAGGCGGGTACGCGAACCGCCGCGGCCGCCCGGTCAGCGGGTCGATGCCGGGCAGATCGTTCGTGGCAACCTCGTCGACCGGAGAGCCCGCGCCGGCGAGCGTCGCCGCCTCGGCCGGCACCGGCCCGGCTTCGGCCCACGAGGCAGCACCCTGCGCGGCCACGGCGCCACCCCCCGCCACGTCATCCGACCCGAGCGAAGCCGCCACGTCATCCGACCCGAGCGAAGCCGCCACGTCATCCGATCCGGGATCCGCCTCGTCGGACTCGGGACGGTCGCGGGGCGCGTCGGCGCCGGGTTGTGCGCGGAACCGGGCGAACCGCCGCCGCATCACCTCGCTCATCGCGGACAGGTCGTCCATGCCGCTGCCGTCGGGGTTGCCCCGCACGGCGAACCGGCGGTATTCGCTCTTGCGGGCCAGGCCGTCCTCGAAGACGACCATCGAGGCGACCACGTCGGTGCCCTGGATCTGCGACACGTCGAAACACTCGATGCGCAGCGGGGCCGAGTCGAGCCCGAGCGCCTCGGCGATCTCGTCGAGCGCCTTGCTGCGGGTGGTCAGGTCACCCGCGCGCCGCAGCTTGTGCCGCTGCAGGGACTCGCCGGCGTTGCGGGCCACGGTTTCCATCAGGGCGCGCTTGTCGCCCCGCTGCGGCACCCGCAGGGCGACCCGGCTGGTGCCGCGGCGCGCGGAGAGCCAATCGGCCAGGGCGGCGGCGTCGTCGGGCAGGGCGG from Paractinoplanes brasiliensis encodes the following:
- the uvrC gene encoding excinuclease ABC subunit UvrC, with product MPDPSSYRPAPGTIPESPGVYRFRDQTGRVIYVGKAKNLRNRLNSYFADTWSLHARTQQMVTTAASVDWVTVGTEVEALQLEFSWIKEFDPRFNVKYRDDKSYPFLAVTLNEEFPRLQVMRGAKRKGVRYFGPYSHAWAIRETLDLLLRVFPARTCSSGVFKRSGQIGRPCLLGYIGKCSAPCVGSVTAEEHRAIVDDFCDFMGGKTDTFVKRLERDMMAASEELEFERAARLRDDIAALRRAMEKQTVVLGDGTDADVVAFAEDPLEAAVQVFHVRDGRVRGQRGWVVEKVEDLTTGDLVHHFCTQMYGESEGESDVPRELLVPALPDDAAALADWLSARRGTSRVALRVPQRGDKRALMETVARNAGESLQRHKLRRAGDLTTRSKALDEIAEALGLDSAPLRIECFDVSQIQGTDVVASMVVFEDGLARKSEYRRFAVRGNPDGSGMDDLSAMSEVMRRRFARFRAQPGADAPRDRPESDEADPGSDDVAASLGSDDVAASLGSDDVAGGGAVAAQGAASWAEAGPVPAEAATLAGAGSPVDEVATNDLPGIDPLTGRPRRFAYPPQLVVVDGGQPQVNAVAAVLSDLGITDVALCGLAKRLEEVWLPGDDFPVILPRTSEALYLLQRVRDEAHRFAITFHRQRRSKRMTTSALDTVPGLGETRRKALLRHFGSLKRLSAATPEEITEVPGIGRRTAEALLAALNPEGAQPADLKAAEAGSASGEEPADAVSFPAGGAGRTKAGANRSKVPRPAAGSHE
- a CDS encoding gluconeogenesis factor YvcK family protein produces the protein MPVRVVAFGGGHGLSASLRALRSRAADGLDLEITAVVTVGDDGGSSGRLLAERDALLPPGDLRQALAALADGREITQRTAQLLQYRFAEIPAPGVGGQGPDPLVGHAVGNLLLLGLMEMLGDPVQALDHAAAMVGARGRVLPMARHAIGIEADMRGADPERPYEVVTVRGQHAVAVAHGHVEAVRIDPADPPVCQQAITAIDEADWLIFGPGSWFTSVLPHLMVPRLAEAIMKSPARRLVTLNLATDNETSGLSVADHLAALHRYLPGLRVDVVLADGKWVGEPEPVRRAAEGLGARLVLAPVAVADGRPKHDPESLGVALVPVLGAAR
- the rapZ gene encoding RNase adapter RapZ, with protein sequence MPEFVSDATDRDEVTTDLVVVTGVSGGGRSTVARALENVGFYVVDNLPQALMLDMAQLAFQAGGAARRTAMVLDVRSRAFSTDLAGAIHALRERGFSPRVVFVDAEDDVLIRRFESVRRSHPLQGDGRLADGIAAERKLLAEAREQADVIIDTSHLNVNQLRRRVEELFGGEDVRRLRITVLSFGFKYGLPPDADYVMDARFLPNPFWVPDLRDHTGLEEAVSTYVLDQEGASDFVKTYASLIAATAPGFEREGKRYLTVAVGCTGGKHRSVAISEELTAQLRDMRLAAHSSHRDLGRE